In one window of Methanolobus mangrovi DNA:
- the mtrD gene encoding tetrahydromethanopterin S-methyltransferase subunit D — translation MIDIAGILMENILYVILITLGGVLISWSVHFVPVGGAPAAMAQATGIGTGTVQLAAGAGLTGLVTAGAMMQISDSMALVLASGAAGAMIMMSVTMIVGTWVYAYGVGCPPASAKVKYDPITKDRQDLYVSQGTEGHGLPTVSFVSGVIGGALGGIGGSLVYYALMSIDNGLALPELVGIASVFAVGIFFVNAVIPSYNIGGTIEGFHDPKFKRWPKAVIASFIATFFCALVGVLAIGGL, via the coding sequence ATGATCGATATAGCAGGAATCTTAATGGAAAACATACTCTACGTGATCCTTATCACATTAGGTGGAGTACTTATTTCATGGAGTGTTCACTTCGTACCAGTAGGTGGTGCTCCAGCAGCTATGGCACAGGCAACAGGTATCGGTACAGGTACCGTACAGCTCGCAGCTGGTGCAGGTCTTACAGGTCTTGTAACAGCAGGTGCCATGATGCAGATATCAGATAGCATGGCTCTCGTCCTTGCATCCGGTGCAGCCGGTGCAATGATCATGATGTCTGTGACAATGATCGTAGGAACATGGGTATATGCATATGGTGTCGGTTGTCCACCAGCATCAGCAAAGGTCAAGTATGACCCAATTACAAAGGACAGACAGGACCTCTACGTCTCACAGGGTACTGAGGGACACGGACTTCCAACCGTATCTTTTGTAAGTGGTGTAATCGGTGGTGCCCTTGGTGGTATCGGCGGTTCCCTTGTATACTACGCACTCATGAGCATTGACAACGGACTTGCCCTTCCAGAGCTTGTAGGTATAGCCAGTGTTTTCGCAGTAGGTATCTTCTTCGTGAATGCGGTAATCCCATCCTATAACATAGGAGGAACCATCGAAGGTTTCCACGACCCTAAGTTCAAGAGATGGCCAAAGGCAGTTATCGCATCTTTTATAGCAACTTTCTTCTGTGCACTTGTTGGTGTACTGGCAATAGGAGGTCTGTAA
- a CDS encoding tetrahydromethanopterin S-methyltransferase subunit B → MSMVHVAPEAHLVLDPLTSLLAAEREDVIQYSMDPIMAQLDELDKIADDLINSLSPNKELMNSFPGRENTSYHAGFYGNTFYGVVVGLGVAGLMLLVMGALGVM, encoded by the coding sequence ATGAGCATGGTACATGTAGCCCCTGAGGCACATCTTGTACTGGACCCACTTACTTCTCTTCTTGCAGCAGAAAGAGAAGACGTAATCCAGTATTCAATGGACCCAATAATGGCACAGCTTGATGAACTAGACAAAATAGCTGATGACCTTATCAACTCCCTGTCACCAAACAAAGAATTGATGAACTCATTCCCAGGACGTGAAAACACTTCATACCACGCAGGTTTCTATGGTAACACATTCTACGGCGTAGTAGTTGGTCTGGGAGTTGCAGGACTTATGCTTCTGGTTATGGGCGCATTAGGAGTGATGTGA
- the mtrC gene encoding tetrahydromethanopterin S-methyltransferase subunit MtrC, producing the protein MSAGGSGAAAEAIPQNKIIAFGVAGGLIGIYAAYFLVDMVGQYMSFIGALGAICGMIWGAAAVRRVASYGLGTGVPSIGMLALGMGVVAATFGLAVGGIVGPVIALITAAIIGLMIGVIANKILNMGIPIMEISMTEIATAGTITILGLAIAMTGTFDFDVVLPQVITTGYIAVIFIAGGLAILHPFNANLGPDEKQDRTLMCALEKGAIAMVVAGIVATVNAGASGALTILIGLALWYIGFSGYYARVKRDAYVVVGTGMLPTKEELE; encoded by the coding sequence ATGTCAGCAGGTGGAAGTGGAGCAGCCGCAGAGGCAATCCCACAGAATAAAATAATAGCTTTCGGCGTAGCAGGCGGACTTATCGGAATATACGCAGCATATTTCCTTGTGGACATGGTCGGACAATATATGTCCTTCATCGGTGCCCTTGGTGCAATATGCGGTATGATATGGGGTGCAGCAGCAGTCAGAAGAGTAGCAAGTTACGGTCTTGGTACCGGTGTACCTTCAATCGGTATGCTTGCGCTTGGTATGGGTGTAGTTGCAGCAACATTCGGACTTGCAGTCGGAGGCATCGTAGGACCTGTAATTGCACTGATCACAGCAGCCATCATCGGTCTTATGATCGGTGTCATTGCAAACAAGATACTTAACATGGGTATCCCTATTATGGAAATATCCATGACAGAGATCGCAACAGCCGGAACGATCACCATTCTTGGTCTTGCTATCGCAATGACAGGTACATTTGACTTTGATGTGGTACTCCCACAAGTCATAACTACCGGATACATTGCAGTGATCTTCATTGCAGGTGGTCTGGCAATTCTTCACCCATTCAACGCAAACCTCGGACCTGACGAGAAACAGGACAGGACACTTATGTGCGCATTGGAAAAGGGTGCAATCGCAATGGTTGTTGCAGGAATTGTTGCAACCGTTAACGCTGGTGCATCCGGTGCACTCACAATCCTCATAGGACTTGCACTCTGGTACATAGGATTCAGCGGATACTACGCCCGTGTAAAGAGAGACGCATACGTAGTCGTCGGAACTGGCATGCTGCCTACAAAGGAGGAATTGGAATGA